The following proteins come from a genomic window of Natrinema saccharevitans:
- the mutS gene encoding DNA mismatch repair protein MutS has product MTEATGIVGEFFSLKEGTDADLLTMQCGDFYEFFGEDAELVSEELDLKVSQKSSHGSSYPMAGVPIDDLTPYLKALVERGYRVAVADQYETDSGHAREVVRVVTPGTLLETSDADAQYMAAVVDGGDDYGLAFADVTTGRFLVADATDADEALTELYRFDPVEVLPGPDVRTDDELLEQVRERLDATLTLHETEAFAPKRGAHTVRDQFGTETVDRLSVGEPTLAAAGAVLSYVEETGAGVLASMTRIQAHHGDDHVTLDATTQRNLELTETMQGDGDGSLFATIDHTETSAGGRLLKEWLQRPRRSLETLEERQAGVAALSTAALARDEIQDRLGEAYDLARLASKASHGSADARDLVAVRETLAVLPAVAETIDSTPELADSALSAIVDRPDREVARELRQTLEEAVVEDPPSTVTQGELLRTGYDAELDEVIERHEDVREWLDTLAEREKRQHGLSHVTVDRNKTDGYYIQVGKSAADGVPDHYEGIKTLKNSKRFTTEELEEKEREILRLEDRRGDLEYDLFAELRDEVAERAELLQDVGRALATIDALASLATHAAENRWVRPELHRGDRLEIEQGRHPVVEQTTEFVPNDVRLDEDRGFLVVTGPNMSGKSTYMRQVACIVLLAQIGSFVPAEAAEIGVVDGIFTRVGALDELAQGRSTFMVEMSELSNILHTATEESLVILDEVGRGTATYDGISIAWAATEYLHNEVKAKTLFATHYHELTGLAENLPRVANVHVAVAGDPESPAASGTSSRPADERDGEVTFLRTVRDGPTDRSYGVHVADLAGVPDPVVDRSREVLERLREEKAIEAKGGASSEPVQAVFDLGSGTMRAASGDGQGSAAASTDGGPTAGDGQSIDPETEAVLEDLESIDVNTTPPIELVSKVQELQERLEE; this is encoded by the coding sequence ATGACCGAGGCGACGGGGATCGTCGGCGAGTTCTTCTCGCTCAAGGAAGGGACCGACGCCGACCTCCTGACGATGCAGTGTGGCGACTTCTACGAGTTCTTCGGCGAGGACGCCGAACTCGTCAGCGAGGAACTCGATCTCAAAGTCTCGCAGAAATCGTCACACGGCTCGTCCTATCCGATGGCCGGCGTGCCGATCGACGACCTGACGCCCTATCTCAAGGCCTTAGTCGAGCGCGGCTACCGCGTCGCCGTCGCCGACCAGTACGAGACCGACTCCGGTCACGCACGCGAGGTCGTCCGCGTCGTGACCCCCGGCACCCTGCTCGAGACGAGCGACGCCGACGCCCAGTACATGGCGGCGGTCGTCGACGGCGGCGACGACTACGGCCTCGCGTTCGCCGACGTGACGACCGGCCGATTCCTCGTCGCCGACGCCACCGACGCCGACGAGGCACTGACGGAGCTCTACCGATTCGACCCGGTCGAGGTCCTGCCCGGCCCCGACGTGCGGACCGACGACGAGTTGCTCGAGCAGGTCCGCGAGCGGTTGGACGCGACGCTGACCCTCCACGAGACCGAAGCGTTCGCACCCAAACGCGGTGCCCACACCGTCCGCGACCAGTTCGGGACCGAGACCGTCGACCGGCTGTCGGTCGGCGAACCGACGCTCGCCGCGGCCGGCGCAGTGCTTTCCTACGTCGAGGAAACCGGCGCGGGCGTGCTGGCCTCGATGACCCGCATCCAGGCCCACCACGGCGACGACCACGTCACGCTGGACGCGACTACCCAGCGCAACCTCGAGCTCACGGAAACGATGCAGGGCGACGGCGACGGCTCGCTGTTCGCGACGATCGACCACACCGAGACCAGCGCCGGCGGCCGGCTGCTCAAAGAGTGGCTCCAGCGCCCGCGACGGTCGCTCGAGACGCTCGAGGAACGTCAGGCCGGCGTCGCCGCGCTGTCGACGGCGGCGCTGGCCCGCGACGAGATCCAGGATCGGCTCGGCGAGGCCTACGACCTCGCGCGGCTGGCCTCGAAGGCCAGCCACGGCAGCGCCGACGCGCGGGATCTGGTCGCCGTCCGCGAGACGCTGGCCGTTCTCCCGGCCGTGGCCGAGACGATCGATTCGACGCCGGAACTGGCCGACTCCGCCCTCTCGGCGATCGTCGACCGACCGGACCGGGAAGTCGCCCGAGAGCTGCGCCAGACCCTCGAAGAGGCCGTCGTCGAGGACCCACCCTCGACGGTGACCCAGGGGGAACTCCTCCGGACGGGATACGACGCGGAACTCGACGAGGTGATCGAGCGCCACGAGGACGTCAGGGAGTGGCTCGATACCCTCGCCGAGCGCGAGAAGCGCCAGCACGGGCTCTCACACGTTACCGTCGACCGGAACAAGACCGACGGCTACTACATTCAGGTCGGCAAATCGGCCGCGGACGGCGTCCCCGATCACTACGAGGGGATCAAGACGCTCAAAAACTCGAAGCGGTTCACGACCGAGGAACTCGAGGAGAAAGAACGCGAGATCCTCCGGCTCGAGGACCGGCGCGGCGACCTCGAGTACGACCTCTTCGCGGAGCTCCGCGACGAAGTGGCCGAGCGGGCGGAACTGCTGCAGGACGTCGGCCGGGCCTTGGCGACGATCGACGCGCTGGCAAGTCTCGCGACTCACGCCGCCGAGAACCGCTGGGTGCGGCCGGAACTACATCGGGGCGATCGCCTCGAGATCGAGCAGGGTCGCCATCCGGTCGTCGAGCAGACGACGGAGTTCGTGCCCAACGACGTGCGGCTGGACGAGGACCGCGGCTTTCTGGTCGTCACCGGCCCCAACATGTCCGGCAAGTCGACGTACATGCGTCAGGTCGCGTGTATCGTCCTGCTGGCCCAGATCGGGAGCTTCGTCCCGGCCGAGGCGGCCGAGATCGGCGTCGTCGACGGCATCTTCACCCGCGTCGGCGCGCTCGACGAACTCGCACAGGGCCGGTCGACGTTCATGGTCGAGATGAGCGAACTCTCGAACATCCTGCACACCGCGACCGAGGAGTCGCTGGTCATCTTGGACGAGGTGGGGCGGGGCACCGCGACCTACGACGGCATCTCGATCGCGTGGGCCGCCACGGAGTATCTGCACAACGAGGTCAAGGCCAAGACCCTCTTTGCGACCCACTACCACGAACTGACGGGCCTCGCGGAGAACCTGCCCCGGGTCGCCAACGTCCACGTCGCGGTCGCCGGCGACCCGGAGTCGCCGGCTGCCAGCGGGACGTCGTCTCGCCCGGCCGACGAGCGCGACGGCGAGGTCACCTTCCTGCGGACGGTCCGAGACGGCCCCACGGACCGCAGCTACGGCGTCCACGTCGCTGACCTCGCCGGCGTCCCGGACCCCGTCGTCGACCGCTCGAGGGAGGTCTTAGAGCGCCTGCGCGAGGAGAAGGCCATCGAGGCGAAAGGCGGGGCCTCGAGCGAGCCGGTACAGGCGGTCTTCGATCTGGGCAGCGGGACGATGCGCGCGGCGTCAGGGGACGGGCAGGGATCCGCCGCGGCGTCGACCGACGGCGGCCCGACGGCGGGCGACGGTCAGTCGATCGACCCCGAGACCGAGGCCGTCCTCGAGGACCTCGAGTCGATCGACGTCAACACGACGCCGCCGATCGAACTCGTCTCGAAGGTGCAGGAGTTACAGGAGCGACTCGAGGAGTAA